Genomic DNA from Gossypium hirsutum isolate 1008001.06 chromosome A01, Gossypium_hirsutum_v2.1, whole genome shotgun sequence:
CCACGAACATTCAGCGCCACTCCACCACGCACGTTCACCCCAACTCGCGTGCTGCACGCCTCACGCCCGTTCCTCCTCCACGTCTTCACGACCTGCGACTTGAGCAAGGAAATAGTAAGAAACTGTTGTATATTCGGGCTATAAAAGCCACGAatattcattgttttttttttttacggattgAATACAAAATACACACAAAAAAAGATCAATAGAAAGCAACCAAAATACTTCAAAGGTGGTTGTCCCTCCCTGTTTTGCTGCCATCTTATTAAGCCctgtttatatttcttttaactttttaaaattttcctgaaatttATGCGCTGTTTTAATTTAACCCATACTTACACGCGGTGTTTTGGGGTTTGGGATATTTCCAATTTTAATCCTCGAACATTTGTGCACATTTTATTTCGGCCCACAATTCTGTTTAAATGATTtgttttgtttataaattttccctttgattttgtttttcttccaattcaattttagttattcatttttaaaaaaaaaattattttaacatattattttgaatttttttttgatttcacactgttttttattttatttttcatgtgcatatttttttttatttcaaacactttcatatattatttacttagattgacatatatatattactttgtaTATTACTTACTTTaaccttttatatatattatttattttgaaatttcatttatgcattattattacacatattatctatttttgtttttatttttgaaacacTTCAAACTTTCAtgtaaattatttactttataatatttattttaaaattcatttgtatattacaatttaatatttttttatttttttatttttttatttttttaaaattcttatatcTATTAccagttttaaaatttttgtatagTTTGTATGGTAATGTTTCTAAATTTTCTTCCTTTcctattattcattttattttattttaaaacttgttatattttatttgtgtAATTTGCTCGGAATTTCTTTTAAATTGGCTTCTAATTCACTAGCCTTCGGTTATTAATGTTGGTATTTATGTAGTATGTGATATGTTGCCATTGCATATATCCTAATTTGTTCCTTTTTATTTCCTTATTATTGTTGATTATTCATGTAATATTATTGTCACATGTTTTATTTCATGCTCCATACTATGCTTGtatgattattattatatcaaattttaaattccaaattttcTCCCAACATCGATTGCTTTTTTTTACCCTTAAGTAAACCAAACGAATATATTTTGAGCCGGTTTTATAATTGCTTATTTGGAAACTTCTCAAAGCAAGCCAATGttttgtgtttggaaattcgagaaatcgtgccttAACGTGCTGAGTTTCGATTTACCGTTTAACTAAATAACCGAAtacccttttaaaatttcaatacgtAAGATTTGGCAACCATGAGGTGATTTTGATTTTGAGGGgtatcctaacgtgctggatgtgatattttattccttGGGAACAAAGGAATCTTAATGTCCAATTCAAgttattcaaatgttttaaaagaaatcgTATTTCAAAATACCTtttaaattttagacataaggacattgtttaatcaatttggtaccaattctAGGCGTAATGAGGGGGCTAAtcattcctcgtacgtaaccgactcccgaactcgttttttcaaatttcgtaggccaaaattgatattttaatgaaatattttattaggtgatccgatcacacctaaacaaaaagattggtggcgaatccaaacttttattttaaaattttgattcccgtttttcaaaaaatagtttcgacattgataaaatgtgtaagtattgaggactaaacATGTTATTATACGAGTTAAAGAAATGCCACATCATAATTTCTGTTAAATGGTTAACTGAgaatgactaaaatagaaatgatCTAAATCGTGAGTGATAAAAATAGAAATGATCTAAAATATTAGtgactaaattaaatattttcatagtTAGGGTACCAAAATAAAAACGCACTAATAGTTAGTGACTAATTCTATAGTttatcccttttttttaaatggaatAACAATCCAATTCGGCTTGACCCGATCCATGAAAAACTGTCATAAAAAATCTGACCCATACAACCACAAACTATATAATCCAACCCAATCACCCCAGCCCAAACCCTCTCTCTTCTCTCTGTTTTTTTCGTTTCTCTTTTTCGCTCGCAAAGCTTCCTTTTTCAGAGGAAACAGCGCCGCCAATCGCCGCCGTGCTTTCAGATTCCGGCTATCCGGAATAGAAATATGGGTTTTAAGAAATTAAGTAATATTTTTTCAGTTTCTGTTCAGAGGTCACAGTGACGTTGCCCTCACGGTCTTTCAGGTCCTTATCCATTCTTTCttgtttggggtttagggtttgtaAATCTCCAATACGATCGTTAGGTTGACAAGATTTGGGTATCTGGGGTAACCTTGAATTGTTTGTTTTCTCTTCAAGGGAAGGTGATGAGCTTCATAGTAAGCAATTTCAAATGTAAGGGCATCACCTTCTTCTCTCTACTTCATGTTGCTCACTATTCTTCCCGTTTTAGCACCGCCGCAGTTGCATCCATTGAACCAAAAATACCACCGGATTTTTCATCTTGCATCGTTCAAGATAAGGATCTTCTTCTTAAGAGCTTGAATCCTTCGGGGACTGGGCTTCACGTTCTGGACCTCGTCGATGAGGGTTCTTTAGAACCCCACCCAACGCTCTACCATCTTTTGCTGAAAAAATGTACCTTTTTGAGAAAGCCCAAGCTTGGGAAAATTGTCCATGCACACATTTCGAACTCCCATTTCCGAGGCGATGTTGTTATCCTCAATACACTTTTGAATATGTATGCTAAGTGTGGTTGTTTGGATGACGCTCGCAATTTGTTCGACGAAATGTCTCTGAAAGATATGGTCACCTGGACTACATTGATCACTGCCTATTCTCAGCATGATCGTCCTTTGGATGCTCTGCTTTTGTTCCCTCAAATGCTCTCCCTTGGTTTCTTTCCCAATGAGTTCACCTTGTCTAGCCTTTTAAAGGCTTCGGCTGCACTCCCTGATACACCCCAAATCTACTTCCATGGTGCTCAACTTCATGGTTTCAGTTTCAAGTGTGGTTTCCACTCCAATGTTTATGTGGGCAGTTCCCTTTTGGACATGTATGCTCGCTGTGGTTGCATGGATGAGGCCCACTTCGTCTTTGATGTGCTTCCTTCGAAAAACGAGGTCTCATGGAATGCATTGATTGCTGGCCATGCTAGGAAAGGCCAACTTAATCGTGCACTTAGTCTCTTCTTGAAAATGCTTAGACAAGATTTTCAGCCCACTCATTTCACCTTCTCCAGCATTTTTGGTGCCTGTGCGTCCACGGGGTCTTTAGAACAAGGCAAATGGGTGCACGCCCATGTGATCAAATCCGGTGGAGAGATTATTGCTTTTATGGGCAACACACTCCTCCACATGTATGCTAAATCTGGTAGCATCCAAGATGCTAAAATGATCTTCGATAGGTTGGTAAAGCGTGATTTGGTGTCTTGGAACTCCATGCTCACAGCATATGCCCAGCACGGGCTTGGCAAGGAAGCGGTGCAATGCTTTCAAAAGATGCTAAATATCGGACTTGTCCCTAATGATATAACGTTCCTCTGCCTTCTCACTGCTTGCAGTCGTGCTGCGCTTTTGGAGGAAGGGAAATACTATTTCAAGTCGATGAAGAGGTATAACATCGAACCGGGGATTTCACATTATGTTACCATTGTTGATCTTCTTGGTCGAGCCGGTCTTCTTAATGAAGCTCTGAGGTTTATAAACGAAATGCCAATCCAATCCACTGCAGCTGTGTGGGGAGCCTTGCTTGGTGCATGTAGGATGCATAAGAATGTAGAAATGGGCAGTTTTGCTGCGGAACGGGTTTTTGAGCTCGATCCTCATGATTCGGGACCCCATGTCTTGCTTTCCAATATCTATGCCTCCGGCAATAGGTGGAGAGACGCTGCTAAAGTGAGAAAACTGATGAAAGAGACTGGGGTGAAGAAGGAGCCTGCTTGTAGTTGGGTAGAAATTCAAAACACAGTCCATATGTTTGTGGCAAGCGATGATTCCCACCCGCAAATGGGGGCAATCTATAAGAAGTGGGAGGAGATCAGTGCAAGGATCAAGGAAATTGGATATGTTCCTGACACGAGCCACGTGTTGTTCTATATGGATGAACAAGAGAGGGAAGTGAAGTTGCAGTACCATAGTGAGAAGCTTGCATTGGCATTTGCACTCCTCAACTCGCCTCATGGATCCACAATTCGTATCAAGAAGAACATCAGGGTTTGTGGTGACTGTCATTCAGCATTTAAATTTGTGTCCAAAGTTGTTGGACGGGAAATCATTGTAAGAGATACCAACCGGTTCCATCATTTCTATGATGGGTCTTGTTCTTGTGGGGATTTTTGGTAATAGTTGTGAAGAATTCCATTAGCCAAAGGCTGAAATCATATAAAACTTGTATGATGTAAAGTCTTCTGTCATTAATGTGGAACCAATGTTATTTAGACTCTTAGAAATTGCAGATATGAATATATTTAactaaattagggttttaaagatTAAAAGATTGCATGAAAAGGGTTAATTAAGTTTAAACTCGAAATTTGATGTCAATAAAAATTTAAGCAATTAGTGATTAGCAATTAGTGATTAGTTGATAGGTTAGGCTTCACTGAGATTCACTTATGggttaaatagattgaatttggaCAAAGATTTTTATGTATGACTCGAATTCaatttacataataaaatatttttgaactaCGTGATTGATCCACAAAtcaatttaaaaacatatttggatagttaattacTTTTTTGAAGAAAAGACTTAAATAccactaaattttcttttaaattttcttttaaaaaattgatgatAAAGTATATCAGAAAAAGACAACAAATACATAACAATTAGATGCTTTTTTTTTAAgcgataaatctcaaaattatgcGTATATTtagattttgtacaattttatatataaaattttaattttatttaattttcataaattattaatacaattattgatataacataattttatatttatatattgcatacacatataattatatttatctaatataaaaataaatcgatgtatttatttctttagatgtgcatgattgatttaaaattaaagtttcatatatacatttgaactacaatcaaagtttcatgtatataattacatcaaattaaaatttgtgtatcaaattacacattgaatcaaagtttatgtatcattttgagatttatctgtttttaaaataaataaattaaaaaaaaagagcgtGTAGGAGAAAAATAATCATGAAAAATTTAAACAGTGAACTACGGCACGTGTGCAACACGTGACACGCTGTCCGCTATAGTgattcaaatttgaaaaaaaaaaaaaaatccccaaCGGTAACGCAAAATTCTTTCCCCCTTTAGCTTTAAACGAGAAACCTAAAAGAAAAATCTCTTTCATTTTTCTCTAATAATTAACATCATTGTTTCAACTTTCAATTCAAAAGCACAGATTTCCCTTTCTCATTTCAAATCATTGATccccttctttttatttttatgtttactAATGGAAGATTCCaacaattttcatcatcttcggACTGACCCTCTTCTTCTTACTGACGTTTCTTGGCAACAAAACACCTCTTTTTGTAAGAATTTCGATCATCAAATCAAATCCCATAAATTTCCCActtcattttagttgtttatttatttttattttttttacttcttcTTTGGCAGATACTGATGCAGCTATGGCATCTCGCTCAGAGAACCCTTCATTATCTGATTTAGTTTCTTCTCCTCAACAAGATTCTGGTGATTTACTCTtcttttttgattaatttttggaAATGAAAAATTGGGTTTGAAttcgattttttatttatttattttgtattgatctaaattatCTTGGGTTGTTTTTTTTAGCTGATGTAGTTGATCCTCGGCAATCCCAGACCCCAAATGTAATTAGTACGCCTATTAGAGAATTTGATGGTAAAAACCCTTTGTTTAGAAATGAATTCAAGTGCCATATGAGTCCGTAGAATACTACCACTTTTCTGGGTCGCACTGCGCCGGCACCATGTCCATAAACCGGTACCCTTTTTGAATGCTCTCTAGCTCCTCAATAGATTCAAATCCAGGTCCTTTTCGCAATCATGATACCGTTTGATCTAAGCTAGACCAGATATCCTGGTTGTGAAAAGGACAGTAATGTATTCAAAGCCGGAGAGCTGCACATTAAAGTGACAAAGCTTAAGGGGTCAGTGGATGCCTACAATACCGGCTTGTGCTCACGAAAGTGGTAGTACCTTACCTGTTGCTGTTGGTGAGTCATGACAGCTAGCGTTTTAAGgatgtaatttttaataagaatttGGTTTCAGGCCGATCTATGCTGGGATTTTCTCTAACATCACCAGACCTTGTTATATGCGCTGGATCACCTGATATTCCGTCAAAAGCCTATGGAGACTCCCCTGAATTCTTGGAGAAACATAGGTGTTCAATTGAGGTTTCTTTAGAGAATGGCATTGAGGGATCTGATAATAGTAAAGCTAAGCAGAAATCCCCCACTGTAAAGTTCTCCACAGTGTGCGAAACATTCCACAAAGAACTGTCCCCCGAATCTTCCTTTGAGCTACTGCCATTAACAGAAACTGCAGACTATTCACAACATAAGCATGAAGACTATCCTGCTATAAGCATTAATGCAGGGTGTTTAAATGGAGCAGTGGAGTTGGATGGTGTAATTTATTCAAACGACGATTGCTTTGTGGGTGGTGATGTTATAATTGCTGATAGAATTGTTGGAGATGGAGGGGGAAATTCATTATACAACACAGCTCGACTCGGTGACTTCTCGTACAACTTTTTGACATTAGAGTGTGATTTTTATGCTATTGATCTGCATTTTGCAGAAATAGTTTTCACTACTGGTCCTCCTGGAATTAGAGTATTTGATGTGTTTGTACAAGAAGAGAAGGTAAGAAAATCGGATTCAATGGTTTCTATATTACATTATACTAAATGAGTGAGTGTTAATTTGATAAAGTTGATTGAACATGTTGTAGGTTGTGAACAGTCTAGACATATATGGCCAGGTAGGCGCAAATAAGCCTCTGGTTATTTCTAACATTAGAACTTTCGTTGATAGCGGTGGGGGCTTGCTCATTAGATTTGAAGGATTAATGGGGAGTCCAATTGTATGTGGCATCACTGTAAGGAAAGATTCCCTTGAAAGTAAGTTTATAGTTTGGCAACGTATCTCTGTTCTCTCtgcttatttatttttccttagtACTTGAAATGTAGACATATTCTATCATGTATTATGACTTCATTTTCCCCAATGTACCCGTGTCTGACACATACTGGGACATAGGTATCAGCGCATGATCCTCCAAGTATATggaaaatttagagaaaaaagtATTCATACCCATGTTGGGCATCTGGTCTTCAACAGAATTTTCACTTAGTTTGTCTACTCCTTTTGGCGACCCACTACTGTTCTAGGCAAACTAGTTGTCCTTTTGTTTGTATCTGGGGTAAGCCCGCCAGCAGCTCTTTTAAGCTCTGTCCCTATGGTTTGCTCATCTCTTGGTACAGCGAGATAGTCTATGAAGGAGAAAAACTTTCTAgtaaagaagaaaatgaattaaGGAATAAGATAAGAGATGAATGGATGAAAAGAGGAAGAGGAGCATATACCTGAATCTATGTAACATTGGGCATGGCTATTTAAGGTTCTCAGGGGGAAAATCTCTTATTACAAGCTAGAAGGGTTTGAAAcattatttatatgatataattTCCTGAAAAGCATTTATTTATTGTTAAGAATAAGATATAACTTGCTGCATGAATTTGTGCAACAGGTTTTAAAGAAGCTGGATCAGAGGAAATCATGGGAATGGACAAGATGGAAGGTCATGAGTCACCAAGAGTAAGGAAACTTCCTATAGTTTTTTCAGTGTTTGAATAGAACAGCTCAAAATTGGGAGTTGAGATCATTACAATATGATCACTTGCAGGATATTAGTGACTGTGAGATAGAAGTGAAGTATCAAATTCTTCAAATGGACTATGAGCTCCAAAAGAAGGAATTAGCGGAGATGAGGAGTGCCTTGGAGGGGCTTAAGAGGGAGAACAAGCTCAAGACTAAAGAGTGTCAAGAAGCTTGCAAATCTTTACAGGAACTCCAAAATGAGCTTATGCGCAAATCAATGCATGTTGGTTCATTGGGTAAagaatttctttctctttttttccttttgataAGCTGTAAATACCTTATAGTTGTAATACGGAATGAAATGATGTTGCTTTTATGTATAGCCTTTGCGATTGAGGGACAAGTGAAGGAGAAGAGCAGATGGTTCTCATCATTGAGGGACATGACAAGAAAATTAAAGGTAAAAATTGGAACTCAATGATgcataaataaaatgaaacataCCAAAATTTCATGATGTTCCAATTTGCAGATAATGAAAATGGAACACATCAAACTATCAGAGGAGGTATCACATTATAAGAATTGTATCATGGATATCAATGATTTTGGGACTAAAATTCAGTCAAGAAGTAAGTTAGCAACACAACTTACAAGCAAATGTACTCAAACTTTCAGTTATATTTTCTTCCCTCTTATACAATCTTGTTTATCTTTCCAAAAGTAAACCAGCAAGCAGATTTGCATGAAGATCTCAAGACTAAATATCTCAAAGGGGCCAAAGAAAGGAAAGAACTGTACAACAAGGTTCTAGAACTGAAAGGTTAATCAAGTTGGTTATTCAATATTTAAAGTATTTGAAATAGGTTGGAAACTTGGAGCATAAACTGAATTTTCGGTTTCTTGCAGGGAACATAAGAGTCTTTTGTCGGTGTAGGCCTCTAAATTCTGAAGAAATAGCAGCGGGAGCTTCACTGGCTATTGACTTTGAATCTGTGAAAGATGGTGAACTCACTGTGATATCAAATGGTGCTCCCAAGAAAACCTTTAGGTTTGATGCTGTTTTTGGCCCTCAAGCTGAGCAAGGTAATGCCATGACTCATAGCTGTTTTGGACATAAAGCAAAATCAATATCAACGAAATTCTTATTTATATATGTCTACTCTTTTTGCTTTATTCAGCCGATGTTTTTCAAGACACAGCTCCATTTGCTACCTCAGTTCTAGATGGCTACAATGTCTGCATTTTCGCTTATGGCCAGACAGGGACTGGAAAAACTTTTACAATGGAAGGTACAAAAGAAGCCCGTGGAGTTAATTTTAGGACTCTAGAGGAATTGTTTCACGTAATCAATGAGCGACAGAAGTTATATCGATATGAGATATCTGTCAGTGCATTAGAAGTCTACAATGAACAGATTAGAGACTTACTCGTGTCAGGCTCGCAGCAAAGCACAATGGCAAAAAGGTATGCAATTTGTTTAAGCCATTCATGTTGTTTACAATGTAAGAATGTGGCTAATATCCTTTTACATTGATGTTGTTCATTGTAGACTTGAAATAAGGCAGGTGGGTGAAGGAATGCATCATGTACCAGGGCTAGTCGAAGCTCA
This window encodes:
- the LOC121203721 gene encoding kinesin-like protein KIN-14Q isoform X2, yielding MEDSNNFHHLRTDPLLLTDVSWQQNTSFYTDAAMASRSENPSLSDLVSSPQQDSADVVDPRQSQTPNVISTPIREFDGRSMLGFSLTSPDLVICAGSPDIPSKAYGDSPEFLEKHRCSIEVSLENGIEGSDNSKAKQKSPTVKFSTVCETFHKELSPESSFELLPLTETADYSQHKHEDYPAISINAGCLNGAVELDGVIYSNDDCFVGGDVIIADRIVGDGGGNSLYNTARLGDFSYNFLTLECDFYAIDLHFAEIVFTTGPPGIRVFDVFVQEEKVVNSLDIYGQVGANKPLVISNIRTFVDSGGGLLIRFEGLMGSPIVCGITVRKDSLESFKEAGSEEIMGMDKMEGHESPRDISDCEIEVKYQILQMDYELQKKELAEMRSALEGLKRENKLKTKECQEACKSLQELQNELMRKSMHVGSLAFAIEGQVKEKSRWFSSLRDMTRKLKIMKMEHIKLSEEVSHYKNCIMDINDFGTKIQSRINQQADLHEDLKTKYLKGAKERKELYNKVLELKGNIRVFCRCRPLNSEEIAAGASLAIDFESVKDGELTVISNGAPKKTFRFDAVFGPQAEQADVFQDTAPFATSVLDGYNVCIFAYGQTGTGKTFTMEGTKEARGVNFRTLEELFHVINERQKLYRYEISVSALEVYNEQIRDLLVSGSQQSTMAKRLEIRQVGEGMHHVPGLVEAHVNNMNEVWEVLQTGSNARAVGSTNANEHSSRSHCIHCVMVKGENLLNGECTKSKLWLVDLAGSERVAKTDVLGERLKETQNINRSLSALGDVISALATKSSHIPFRNSKLTHLLQDSLGGDSKTLMFVQISPNENDLGETLCSLNFASRVRGIELGQAKKQMDTSELLRWKQMKSKQDMKIKDLQIRKMEETIHGLDLKMKDKDLKNKNLQEKVKELESQLLIERKLARQHVDTRIAEQQQKQQNEDVRPPLATRLLGANKSSNEVKNGTLMKEQVNLTRPLTENSFRPSMPLSVTDGSLKHIDPVEKENNPEVAEQLQLPTRTGRASMCPTIRRMPASSAPRRNSLIPLPSTPSSAQLAPPFHPLPSQPDIIEEIDEFIPEQTVCNSPKGTKSGGKKLSSILRRSLQKKVQLKSPMQQHLRRGLNVGMERVRVSIGSRGRMASRVLVGNGRKGGKEIQQKQNQKEKERAWNIGRTAI
- the LOC121203721 gene encoding kinesin-like protein KIN-14Q isoform X4, encoding MEDSNNFHHLRTDPLLLTDVSWQQNTSFYTDAAMASRSENPSLSDLVSSPQQDSGRSMLGFSLTSPDLVICAGSPDIPSKAYGDSPEFLEKHRCSIEVSLENGIEGSDNSKAKQKSPTVKFSTVCETFHKELSPESSFELLPLTETADYSQHKHEDYPAISINAGCLNGAVELDGVIYSNDDCFVGGDVIIADRIVGDGGGNSLYNTARLGDFSYNFLTLECDFYAIDLHFAEIVFTTGPPGIRVFDVFVQEEKVVNSLDIYGQVGANKPLVISNIRTFVDSGGGLLIRFEGLMGSPIVCGITVRKDSLESFKEAGSEEIMGMDKMEGHESPRDISDCEIEVKYQILQMDYELQKKELAEMRSALEGLKRENKLKTKECQEACKSLQELQNELMRKSMHVGSLAFAIEGQVKEKSRWFSSLRDMTRKLKIMKMEHIKLSEEVSHYKNCIMDINDFGTKIQSRINQQADLHEDLKTKYLKGAKERKELYNKVLELKGNIRVFCRCRPLNSEEIAAGASLAIDFESVKDGELTVISNGAPKKTFRFDAVFGPQAEQADVFQDTAPFATSVLDGYNVCIFAYGQTGTGKTFTMEGTKEARGVNFRTLEELFHVINERQKLYRYEISVSALEVYNEQIRDLLVSGSQQSTMAKRLEIRQVGEGMHHVPGLVEAHVNNMNEVWEVLQTGSNARAVGSTNANEHSSRSHCIHCVMVKGENLLNGECTKSKLWLVDLAGSERVAKTDVLGERLKETQNINRSLSALGDVISALATKSSHIPFRNSKLTHLLQDSLGGDSKTLMFVQISPNENDLGETLCSLNFASRVRGIELGQAKKQMDTSELLRWKQMVEKSKQDMKIKDLQIRKMEETIHGLDLKMKDKDLKNKNLQEKVKELESQLLIERKLARQHVDTRIAEQQQKQQNEDVRPPLATRLLGANKSSNEVKNGTLMKEQVNLTRPLTENSFRPSMPLSVTDGSLKHIDPVEKENNPEVAEQLQLPTRTGRASMCPTIRRMPASSAPRRNSLIPLPSTPSSAQLAPPFHPLPSQPDIIEEIDEFIPEQTVCNSPKGTKSGGKKLSSILRRSLQKKVQLKSPMQQHLRRGLNVGMERVRVSIGSRGRMASRVLVGNGRKGGKEIQQKQNQKEKERAWNIGRTAI
- the LOC121203721 gene encoding kinesin-like protein KIN-14Q isoform X3 yields the protein MEDSNNFHHLRTDPLLLTDVSWQQNTSFYTDAAMASRSENPSLSDLVSSPQQDSADVVDPRQSQTPNVISTPIREFDGRSMLGFSLTSPDLVICAGSPDIPSKAYGDSPEFLEKHRCSIEVSLENGIEGSDNSKAKQKSPTVKFSTVCETFHKELSPESSFELLPLTETADYSQHKHEDYPAISINAGCLNGAVELDGVIYSNDDCFVGGDVIIADRIVGDGGGNSLYNTARLGDFSYNFLTLECDFYAIDLHFAEIVFTTGPPGIRVFDVFVQEEKVVNSLDIYGQVGANKPLVISNIRTFVDSGGGLLIRFEGLMGSPIVCGITVRKDSLESFKEAGSEEIMGMDKMEGHESPRDISDCEIEVKYQILQMDYELQKKELAEMRSALEGLKRENKLKTKECQEACKSLQELQNELMRKSMHVGSLAFAIEGQVKEKSRWFSSLRDMTRKLKIMKMEHIKLSEEVSHYKNCIMDINDFGTKIQSRINQQADLHEDLKTKYLKGAKERKELYNKVLELKGNIRVFCRCRPLNSEEIAAGASLAIDFESVKDGELTVISNGAPKKTFRFDAVFGPQAEQADVFQDTAPFATSVLDGYNVCIFAYGQTGTGKTFTMEGTKEARGVNFRTLEELFHVINERQKLYRYEISVSALEVYNEQIRDLLVSGSQQSTMAKRLEIRQVGEGMHHVPGLVEAHVNNMNEVWEVLQTGSNARAVGSTNANEHSSRSHCIHCVMVKGENLLNGECTKSKLWLVDLAGSERVAKTDVLGERLKETQNINRSLSALGDVISALATKSSHIPFRNSKLTHLLQDSLGGDSKTLMFVQISPNENDLGETLCSLNFASRVRGIELGQAKKQMDTSELLRWKQMQDMKIKDLQIRKMEETIHGLDLKMKDKDLKNKNLQEKVKELESQLLIERKLARQHVDTRIAEQQQKQQNEDVRPPLATRLLGANKSSNEVKNGTLMKEQVNLTRPLTENSFRPSMPLSVTDGSLKHIDPVEKENNPEVAEQLQLPTRTGRASMCPTIRRMPASSAPRRNSLIPLPSTPSSAQLAPPFHPLPSQPDIIEEIDEFIPEQTVCNSPKGTKSGGKKLSSILRRSLQKKVQLKSPMQQHLRRGLNVGMERVRVSIGSRGRMASRVLVGNGRKGGKEIQQKQNQKEKERAWNIGRTAI
- the LOC121203721 gene encoding kinesin-like protein KIN-14Q isoform X1, which encodes MEDSNNFHHLRTDPLLLTDVSWQQNTSFYTDAAMASRSENPSLSDLVSSPQQDSADVVDPRQSQTPNVISTPIREFDGRSMLGFSLTSPDLVICAGSPDIPSKAYGDSPEFLEKHRCSIEVSLENGIEGSDNSKAKQKSPTVKFSTVCETFHKELSPESSFELLPLTETADYSQHKHEDYPAISINAGCLNGAVELDGVIYSNDDCFVGGDVIIADRIVGDGGGNSLYNTARLGDFSYNFLTLECDFYAIDLHFAEIVFTTGPPGIRVFDVFVQEEKVVNSLDIYGQVGANKPLVISNIRTFVDSGGGLLIRFEGLMGSPIVCGITVRKDSLESFKEAGSEEIMGMDKMEGHESPRDISDCEIEVKYQILQMDYELQKKELAEMRSALEGLKRENKLKTKECQEACKSLQELQNELMRKSMHVGSLAFAIEGQVKEKSRWFSSLRDMTRKLKIMKMEHIKLSEEVSHYKNCIMDINDFGTKIQSRINQQADLHEDLKTKYLKGAKERKELYNKVLELKGNIRVFCRCRPLNSEEIAAGASLAIDFESVKDGELTVISNGAPKKTFRFDAVFGPQAEQADVFQDTAPFATSVLDGYNVCIFAYGQTGTGKTFTMEGTKEARGVNFRTLEELFHVINERQKLYRYEISVSALEVYNEQIRDLLVSGSQQSTMAKRLEIRQVGEGMHHVPGLVEAHVNNMNEVWEVLQTGSNARAVGSTNANEHSSRSHCIHCVMVKGENLLNGECTKSKLWLVDLAGSERVAKTDVLGERLKETQNINRSLSALGDVISALATKSSHIPFRNSKLTHLLQDSLGGDSKTLMFVQISPNENDLGETLCSLNFASRVRGIELGQAKKQMDTSELLRWKQMVEKSKQDMKIKDLQIRKMEETIHGLDLKMKDKDLKNKNLQEKVKELESQLLIERKLARQHVDTRIAEQQQKQQNEDVRPPLATRLLGANKSSNEVKNGTLMKEQVNLTRPLTENSFRPSMPLSVTDGSLKHIDPVEKENNPEVAEQLQLPTRTGRASMCPTIRRMPASSAPRRNSLIPLPSTPSSAQLAPPFHPLPSQPDIIEEIDEFIPEQTVCNSPKGTKSGGKKLSSILRRSLQKKVQLKSPMQQHLRRGLNVGMERVRVSIGSRGRMASRVLVGNGRKGGKEIQQKQNQKEKERAWNIGRTAI
- the LOC121203720 gene encoding pentatricopeptide repeat-containing protein At3g24000, mitochondrial; its protein translation is MSFIVSNFKCKGITFFSLLHVAHYSSRFSTAAVASIEPKIPPDFSSCIVQDKDLLLKSLNPSGTGLHVLDLVDEGSLEPHPTLYHLLLKKCTFLRKPKLGKIVHAHISNSHFRGDVVILNTLLNMYAKCGCLDDARNLFDEMSLKDMVTWTTLITAYSQHDRPLDALLLFPQMLSLGFFPNEFTLSSLLKASAALPDTPQIYFHGAQLHGFSFKCGFHSNVYVGSSLLDMYARCGCMDEAHFVFDVLPSKNEVSWNALIAGHARKGQLNRALSLFLKMLRQDFQPTHFTFSSIFGACASTGSLEQGKWVHAHVIKSGGEIIAFMGNTLLHMYAKSGSIQDAKMIFDRLVKRDLVSWNSMLTAYAQHGLGKEAVQCFQKMLNIGLVPNDITFLCLLTACSRAALLEEGKYYFKSMKRYNIEPGISHYVTIVDLLGRAGLLNEALRFINEMPIQSTAAVWGALLGACRMHKNVEMGSFAAERVFELDPHDSGPHVLLSNIYASGNRWRDAAKVRKLMKETGVKKEPACSWVEIQNTVHMFVASDDSHPQMGAIYKKWEEISARIKEIGYVPDTSHVLFYMDEQEREVKLQYHSEKLALAFALLNSPHGSTIRIKKNIRVCGDCHSAFKFVSKVVGREIIVRDTNRFHHFYDGSCSCGDFW